A genomic region of Clostridia bacterium contains the following coding sequences:
- a CDS encoding UMP kinase has translation MTKPKYKRVVLKLSGEALAGDKGFGIDQSMLRSVAEQVKDVVSLGVQVAVVVGGGNIWRGVAGSNQGMDRATADYMGMLATVMNALALQDAFEQCGIDTRVQTAIEMREIAEPYIRRRAIRHLEKGRVVIFAAGTGNPFFSTDTTAALRAAEIEADVILMAKKVDGVYDSDPVKNPTAKRYDQLSYIDVLNRGLGVMDSTATSLCMDNDIPLIVFDLKQKGNILKVVLGEVIGTYVGRDCYDGTSVPRS, from the coding sequence ATGACGAAGCCGAAATATAAGCGTGTAGTGCTTAAACTGAGCGGAGAGGCCTTAGCCGGGGATAAGGGATTCGGCATTGACCAGTCTATGCTTCGCTCAGTAGCGGAACAAGTGAAGGATGTTGTTTCGTTGGGCGTGCAAGTGGCGGTTGTGGTTGGCGGCGGCAATATTTGGCGAGGGGTAGCCGGTTCTAACCAGGGCATGGATCGCGCCACGGCGGACTATATGGGCATGCTGGCTACCGTAATGAATGCCTTGGCTCTGCAGGACGCTTTTGAGCAATGCGGCATCGATACGCGGGTACAAACGGCGATAGAAATGCGGGAAATTGCCGAGCCCTATATCAGGCGGCGGGCGATCCGGCACCTGGAAAAAGGGCGAGTGGTGATTTTCGCTGCCGGCACAGGCAATCCCTTCTTCTCTACAGATACGACGGCAGCATTGCGAGCGGCGGAAATCGAAGCCGATGTCATTTTAATGGCCAAAAAAGTGGATGGCGTATATGATTCCGATCCGGTGAAAAACCCGACTGCAAAGCGTTATGACCAGCTTAGTTATATTGATGTTTTAAACCGTGGACTTGGAGTGATGGATTCCACCGCCACTTCGTTGTGTATGGATAATGATATTCCCTTGATTGTTTTCGACTTAAAACAAAAAGGGAATATCTTGAAAGTGGTGCTGGGTGAAGTGATTGGAACATACGTAGGGAGGGACTGTTATGACGGAACAAGTGTTCCAAGAAGCTGA
- the frr gene encoding ribosome recycling factor → MTEQVFQEAEDRMKKTIEAMRKDMASIRAGRANPALLDKVQVEYYGTMTPVNQLASISAPEPRLLVIQPWDKSVIASIEKAILKSDLNLNPSNDGNVIRIVIPQLTQERRMELVKLVKKKAEEYRVHIRNIRREANDKIKAMEKDKSISEDEAKRAQEKIQKLTDNYIDQVDDVLGTKEAEIMEV, encoded by the coding sequence ATGACGGAACAAGTGTTCCAAGAAGCTGAGGACCGCATGAAGAAAACCATTGAAGCGATGCGCAAAGACATGGCTTCAATTCGTGCCGGCCGGGCCAACCCTGCTTTGCTGGACAAGGTGCAGGTCGAGTATTACGGTACCATGACGCCGGTTAACCAGTTGGCCAGTATTTCAGCTCCCGAACCCAGATTGCTGGTCATCCAACCATGGGATAAATCGGTAATTGCCAGTATTGAAAAGGCCATCCTGAAGTCTGATTTGAACTTAAACCCCTCTAACGATGGTAATGTGATTCGCATCGTCATCCCGCAATTGACTCAGGAACGCCGCATGGAGCTCGTTAAACTAGTAAAGAAAAAAGCGGAAGAGTATCGCGTGCACATTAGAAACATCAGGCGGGAAGCCAACGATAAAATAAAAGCCATGGAAAAGGATAAGAGCATCTCCGAGGATGAAGCCAAGAGGGCCCAGGAAAAGATTCAAAAATTGACGGACAATTATATCGATCAGGTGGATGATGTGCTGGGCACTAAAGAAGCAGAAATTATGGAAGTCTAG
- a CDS encoding 4Fe-4S binding protein, with protein MFRITEECIACGICADECPSGSISEGEDTFVINQDTCTECGACQDACPNDAIVEE; from the coding sequence TTGTTCCGTATCACTGAAGAGTGCATTGCATGTGGTATCTGTGCTGATGAGTGTCCAAGCGGCTCCATTTCTGAAGGAGAAGATACTTTCGTTATTAATCAAGATACCTGCACAGAGTGCGGTGCATGTCAAGATGCATGCCCCAATGATGCAATCGTGGAAGAGTAA
- a CDS encoding isoprenyl transferase produces MARIPFLKKRAKAGQEGPEAAGLRPDLPKHIAIIMDGNGRWAQRRNMPRAMGHRQGVESLRGIVEACLELGIEILTVYAFSTENWKRPKEEVDILMNLLVEYLQKEMNNLDRQGVRICPIGEISKLPAAAIRELEKAQAKTKTNDRLILNIALNYGGRAEIVQAVKGIARLLQEGTIKPEEITEELISRHLTTRGLPDPDLLIRPSGEYRISNFLLWQIAYTEFWFTDALWPDFTKEHLLEAIRAYQKRERRFGGLRL; encoded by the coding sequence ATGGCACGCATACCTTTCTTGAAGAAGCGAGCAAAAGCCGGACAAGAAGGACCGGAGGCGGCCGGTCTCCGGCCGGATTTGCCGAAACACATTGCCATTATTATGGACGGAAACGGGCGCTGGGCCCAAAGGAGAAACATGCCCAGAGCCATGGGACACCGTCAAGGAGTGGAATCCCTCCGGGGAATTGTAGAAGCTTGCTTGGAACTGGGGATTGAGATTTTGACCGTCTATGCCTTTTCCACGGAAAACTGGAAAAGGCCCAAAGAAGAAGTGGATATTTTGATGAACCTTTTGGTAGAGTACTTGCAAAAGGAAATGAATAATCTTGACCGCCAAGGCGTCAGGATTTGTCCCATTGGAGAAATCAGCAAGCTGCCGGCCGCCGCCATTCGTGAACTGGAAAAGGCCCAGGCAAAAACCAAGACTAACGACCGGTTAATTTTGAATATTGCCTTGAATTACGGCGGCAGGGCCGAAATTGTGCAAGCCGTAAAAGGAATTGCCCGGCTCCTGCAAGAAGGGACAATAAAGCCGGAAGAAATCACCGAAGAGCTGATCAGCCGTCATTTGACCACGAGGGGCCTGCCGGACCCGGATCTGCTAATCAGGCCCTCGGGGGAGTATCGCATCAGCAATTTTCTGTTATGGCAAATAGCTTACACGGAATTCTGGTTTACGGATGCTTTATGGCCGGATTTTACCAAAGAACACCTTTTGGAGGCTATTCGCGCCTATCAAAAACGGGAGCGACGTTTCGGGGGATTACGACTTTAG
- a CDS encoding phosphatidate cytidylyltransferase gives MLWQRVLTAVIAVPIVFILFYRAGFPLMLGSLAVAALGLYEFYRLTSSMGHKPLTWWGYCIGLNCILFGIYLWHGQYFPQTLWLLMVLAVVHFAAAFPKWTLSDLAVTFFGAFYVGGLLSFLIRLREFEAQGWMWVLLVFLLTWANDTAAYFVGSKMGKHPLCPKLSPNKTVEGFLGGLIVTILSALLFGQLVSGNNYFLWGLLGLLAAVVGTTGDLLESTYKRLAQAKDSGVLFPGHGGVLDRLDSLLLVAPLVYYFMPLL, from the coding sequence ATGCTCTGGCAACGTGTACTTACTGCTGTGATAGCCGTTCCCATTGTGTTTATCCTTTTCTATCGAGCAGGTTTTCCTTTGATGTTGGGCTCATTGGCGGTGGCAGCCCTTGGCCTCTATGAGTTTTATCGCTTAACAAGTTCCATGGGACACAAACCGCTTACCTGGTGGGGTTACTGCATAGGTTTAAATTGCATTTTGTTTGGCATATACTTATGGCATGGACAATATTTTCCACAGACCCTGTGGCTGCTCATGGTATTGGCGGTGGTTCATTTTGCCGCTGCCTTTCCAAAATGGACCTTAAGTGACTTGGCCGTCACCTTTTTTGGGGCCTTCTATGTGGGAGGTTTGTTGAGTTTTCTCATACGCCTACGGGAGTTTGAGGCCCAGGGATGGATGTGGGTGCTCTTGGTGTTCCTATTGACCTGGGCTAACGACACGGCCGCGTATTTTGTGGGGTCCAAAATGGGGAAACATCCCCTTTGCCCGAAGCTGAGCCCCAATAAAACCGTTGAAGGCTTCCTGGGCGGTCTCATCGTTACCATTTTAAGCGCCTTACTGTTTGGTCAATTGGTAAGCGGGAATAATTACTTCTTGTGGGGACTTTTAGGGCTCCTAGCGGCTGTGGTAGGAACCACAGGGGATTTGTTGGAATCTACATATAAACGCTTGGCGCAGGCCAAGGATTCCGGTGTCTTGTTTCCCGGACACGGCGGTGTGCTGGATCGTTTGGACAGTCTACTGCTGGTGGCGCCGCTGGTGTATTATTTCATGCCATTGCTCTAG
- the ytvI gene encoding sporulation integral membrane protein YtvI translates to MDHQDDKSLKSLIFVLRVLGWLLAAFLVYYYLFPAGLAVLRFLLPLALPFIIGLVLAALFEPIVEFVSRKLKVSRAVSVIGTMLLVIGGTVTGLTWMIIRAIMEIVNLSYSFPMYAERIAVSLQYALSQARILYFSLDLPADWQDFLVRRMEQVSHTVLEVLNWSLGLLTAVPNVVLILFFAIVSSYFFSKDKENIAQALYRILPAQVAGFLHNMGGQAGNAILGYLRAQIILMLITMGQTLVGLYVLGVDYTLLITLVVGFLDLLPVLGPGLIFVPWMAMAFLMGNLRLAVSLLILYGIISLVRQLIQPKVVGDSIGIHPLETLVSLYVGLKVMGVAGLVLGPILVVIVKGCWRYYRGGLGWPRE, encoded by the coding sequence ATGGATCATCAAGATGATAAGAGCCTGAAAAGCTTAATATTTGTCTTGCGAGTTTTGGGATGGCTGCTGGCGGCTTTCCTGGTGTACTATTATTTATTTCCTGCGGGTCTAGCGGTTTTGCGATTCCTGCTCCCATTAGCGCTACCCTTTATCATAGGCCTGGTTTTGGCTGCCTTGTTTGAACCCATTGTCGAGTTTGTGTCCCGCAAGCTCAAGGTGTCCCGGGCCGTCAGCGTGATCGGTACCATGCTCCTGGTCATCGGTGGTACTGTCACCGGATTGACCTGGATGATCATCCGGGCCATCATGGAAATAGTCAATCTGTCCTATTCCTTTCCCATGTATGCAGAAAGGATTGCCGTTAGCCTTCAATACGCCCTGAGCCAGGCGCGGATTCTTTATTTTTCCCTGGATTTACCGGCTGATTGGCAGGATTTTCTGGTCCGGCGCATGGAGCAAGTTTCTCATACAGTACTCGAAGTCTTAAACTGGTCCTTAGGTCTTTTGACGGCCGTGCCGAACGTGGTGTTGATTTTGTTTTTTGCGATTGTCTCCTCTTATTTTTTTAGCAAGGACAAGGAGAACATTGCTCAAGCATTGTATAGAATCCTGCCGGCGCAAGTGGCCGGTTTCCTGCATAATATGGGTGGCCAGGCGGGCAATGCAATTCTCGGCTATTTGAGAGCCCAGATCATTTTAATGCTTATTACGATGGGGCAGACTCTAGTTGGTTTATATGTCCTGGGCGTAGATTACACTTTATTGATTACCTTGGTGGTGGGCTTCCTGGACCTGCTGCCGGTGCTGGGGCCGGGATTGATCTTTGTTCCATGGATGGCCATGGCATTTCTTATGGGGAATCTGCGGTTAGCGGTATCATTACTGATACTTTATGGTATTATTTCCTTAGTACGCCAGTTAATTCAGCCCAAGGTGGTAGGAGACAGTATTGGCATCCATCCGTTGGAGACTTTAGTTTCCTTGTATGTCGGGCTCAAAGTGATGGGGGTAGCCGGATTGGTGCTCGGGCCGATCCTAGTGGTGATTGTCAAAGGCTGCTGGCGGTATTACAGAGGAGGTTTAGGATGGCCAAGGGAATAG
- a CDS encoding 1-deoxy-D-xylulose-5-phosphate reductoisomerase, which yields MAKGIAILGSTGSIGRQTLEVCSAFPEEFKVVALAAKGNIDLLEQQIREFSPKIVVVTNHEQGRLLQARVAGMPVRVYLGDENLVEAVVDPEVTTVVTAVSGAVGLLPTMEAIKNGKEIALANKETLVAAGEIVMEAVKHFGSRLLPVDSEHSALFQCLAGNRPGDVEKLILTASGGPFRGWSRDRLARVTPEQALKHPKWNMGAKITIDSATLMNKGLEVIEAKHLFAMDYDRIEVVIHPQSIIHSMVEFRDGVIMAQLGTPDMRVPIQLALTWPERWEGRAGTRLDLLQLKELTFEAPDWQAFPALKLAYEAGKTGGTMPTVLNAANEEAVHAFLRGEIGFPAITDIVQRVMDRHQPVQNPDLETVLAVDREARRQALAVMTGYVI from the coding sequence ATGGCCAAGGGAATAGCTATTCTGGGTTCAACGGGCTCCATTGGGCGCCAGACCCTGGAGGTTTGCAGTGCTTTCCCGGAAGAATTCAAAGTGGTGGCCTTAGCGGCCAAGGGAAATATCGATTTACTGGAACAACAGATCAGGGAATTCAGTCCGAAAATAGTGGTGGTCACCAATCACGAGCAGGGCCGGCTTTTACAAGCACGGGTAGCAGGTATGCCGGTCCGGGTATACCTGGGTGACGAAAACCTAGTTGAGGCCGTTGTAGATCCGGAAGTAACTACGGTGGTAACGGCGGTGTCCGGTGCCGTGGGTTTGCTTCCAACCATGGAAGCCATTAAAAACGGCAAAGAGATTGCCCTGGCCAATAAAGAGACCCTTGTGGCTGCCGGCGAAATTGTCATGGAGGCTGTCAAGCATTTTGGCAGCCGTTTGCTGCCGGTGGACAGTGAACACTCAGCTCTATTCCAGTGTTTGGCCGGCAATCGCCCCGGGGATGTAGAGAAGCTGATCTTGACGGCATCAGGGGGCCCTTTCCGGGGTTGGTCCCGGGACCGGCTGGCACGGGTGACACCGGAACAGGCTTTAAAACATCCCAAGTGGAATATGGGAGCTAAAATCACGATTGATTCCGCAACTTTGATGAACAAAGGGTTGGAAGTGATTGAAGCTAAGCATCTGTTTGCGATGGATTATGACCGGATCGAAGTGGTCATTCACCCCCAGAGCATTATCCATTCCATGGTGGAATTTCGCGACGGGGTGATTATGGCCCAGTTGGGAACGCCGGATATGCGGGTACCCATCCAGTTGGCCCTAACCTGGCCCGAGAGGTGGGAAGGGAGAGCCGGGACCAGGTTGGATCTCTTGCAGCTGAAGGAATTGACTTTTGAGGCACCTGATTGGCAGGCTTTTCCCGCCCTCAAGCTGGCTTATGAAGCGGGGAAAACAGGCGGCACGATGCCCACGGTACTCAATGCTGCCAATGAAGAAGCAGTGCATGCCTTTCTCCGGGGTGAGATTGGCTTCCCGGCCATTACTGATATAGTGCAGCGGGTGATGGACCGGCATCAGCCGGTACAAAACCCTGACCTGGAGACGGTGTTGGCGGTGGACAGAGAAGCTCGTAGGCAGGCTTTAGCCGTCATGACCGGGTATGTTATCTGA
- the rseP gene encoding RIP metalloprotease RseP encodes MSVLSVVVTIIILGLLIFVHELGHFLAAKLVGIKVHEFALGMGPLVYSKRVGETQYSLRALPIGGYNRMAGMDPEEEYDPRGFNTRTVGQRMGVIAAGSIMNFLLAIVLFAVFFMGIGVASNRNEIGEVLAGSPAAQAGLQEGDRIVAVNGTDTPTWEDLVRVIRAHPDEEIQLTVQRGKAEFSVTVMTVRDEQENVGLIGIKGVVEKKGFFESIWLGISSSVALIVIIVQQLFLMIGGQVPADVAGPVGMVSIVGQAVHFGIGTLIRFAALLSLNLGIINLLPIPALDGSRLVFLAIEGIRGRPVNPAKENFIHFIGFVVLLGLMVLITYQDLWRLFTD; translated from the coding sequence ATGTCCGTCCTGTCCGTAGTGGTGACGATCATTATCTTGGGACTGTTGATTTTTGTGCATGAACTGGGGCATTTCCTAGCAGCCAAATTGGTCGGGATTAAAGTTCATGAATTCGCTCTGGGTATGGGCCCCCTGGTTTACTCCAAAAGAGTGGGGGAGACCCAGTATTCTTTGCGTGCCCTGCCCATCGGCGGCTATAACCGGATGGCCGGGATGGACCCGGAGGAAGAGTATGATCCCCGCGGCTTTAACACCAGAACCGTGGGGCAGCGCATGGGTGTGATTGCCGCCGGAAGCATCATGAATTTCCTCCTGGCCATCGTCTTATTTGCTGTTTTCTTCATGGGTATAGGCGTAGCATCCAACCGCAATGAAATCGGTGAAGTGTTGGCCGGAAGCCCCGCCGCTCAGGCCGGGTTGCAAGAAGGGGACCGGATCGTGGCCGTCAACGGTACGGATACCCCTACTTGGGAGGATTTAGTACGCGTGATCAGAGCGCACCCGGATGAAGAAATCCAACTGACCGTGCAAAGGGGCAAGGCGGAATTCTCGGTAACCGTTATGACCGTGCGAGATGAACAAGAAAACGTAGGTTTAATTGGGATCAAGGGAGTAGTAGAAAAAAAAGGATTCTTTGAATCAATCTGGCTGGGTATCTCGTCATCGGTGGCCCTGATTGTTATTATTGTCCAGCAATTGTTCTTGATGATTGGGGGACAGGTTCCGGCGGATGTGGCGGGACCGGTGGGAATGGTATCCATTGTCGGGCAGGCAGTGCATTTCGGGATTGGCACTCTCATCCGTTTTGCGGCCCTCCTCAGTCTCAATTTAGGTATTATTAACTTGCTCCCGATTCCCGCCCTGGACGGCAGCCGGCTGGTATTCCTTGCCATCGAAGGTATTAGAGGGAGGCCGGTTAACCCGGCTAAGGAAAACTTCATTCATTTCATCGGTTTTGTGGTGCTGCTGGGCCTGATGGTTTTAATTACTTACCAGGATCTATGGCGGCTCTTTACCGATTGA
- the ispG gene encoding flavodoxin-dependent (E)-4-hydroxy-3-methylbut-2-enyl-diphosphate synthase, with product MIPAKRRKSRVIWVGPVPVGGDYPITVQSMTNTDTRDVAATVAQIKALEQAGCELVRVAVVDEEAAQALEKIKKEIAIPLIADIHFDYRLALQAMAGGVDGLRINPGNIGGPAKVREVTAMAKDRGIPIRIGVNAGSLEKELLQKYQGVTPEAMVESALGHAHLLEEAGFYDIKISLKASHVPLMVEAYRLLAAKTDYPLHLGVTEAGTLLTSAVKSSMGIGILLSEGIGDTIRVSVTGDPALEVKLGFEILKSLGIRHRGIELISCPTCGRCQIDLVELAEKVEHELEFVRQPLKVAVMGCPVNGPGEARQADVGIAGGKGVGLLFRRGKIVAKVPQERLVEALVHEVKKMVEG from the coding sequence ATGATTCCCGCGAAGCGAAGAAAAAGCCGGGTTATATGGGTAGGACCGGTGCCGGTAGGCGGCGACTACCCAATCACCGTGCAATCTATGACCAACACCGATACCCGCGATGTGGCCGCCACCGTGGCCCAAATCAAGGCCTTGGAACAAGCCGGCTGCGAACTGGTCCGGGTGGCGGTGGTGGATGAGGAAGCAGCCCAAGCCTTGGAGAAGATTAAGAAGGAAATCGCTATTCCCTTGATTGCCGACATTCATTTTGACTATCGCCTGGCCTTGCAAGCCATGGCCGGCGGGGTAGACGGCTTGCGGATCAACCCCGGCAATATAGGTGGTCCGGCCAAGGTGCGGGAGGTGACTGCCATGGCCAAAGACAGGGGGATCCCGATTCGCATCGGTGTCAATGCCGGTTCTTTGGAAAAGGAACTGCTGCAAAAATACCAAGGGGTCACCCCGGAGGCCATGGTAGAGAGCGCGTTGGGACATGCTCACCTGCTGGAAGAGGCGGGTTTTTACGATATCAAGATTTCATTAAAAGCGTCTCATGTACCGTTGATGGTGGAGGCATACCGCTTGTTGGCGGCCAAGACTGATTATCCTTTACATTTAGGGGTTACGGAAGCTGGAACGCTCCTTACCTCTGCGGTAAAATCATCCATGGGCATTGGGATCCTGCTGAGCGAAGGTATCGGTGATACCATCCGGGTTTCCGTGACCGGGGATCCTGCTTTAGAAGTGAAGTTGGGCTTTGAGATCTTAAAGAGCTTGGGAATCCGGCACAGGGGGATTGAGCTCATTTCTTGCCCCACCTGCGGTCGCTGCCAAATCGACCTGGTGGAACTGGCAGAAAAAGTAGAACATGAGTTAGAGTTTGTCCGGCAACCCCTCAAAGTGGCGGTCATGGGCTGTCCTGTTAACGGTCCCGGGGAAGCCAGGCAAGCGGACGTAGGTATTGCCGGCGGGAAAGGAGTGGGGCTGCTTTTTCGCCGGGGCAAGATTGTGGCTAAGGTGCCGCAGGAGCGGTTGGTAGAAGCTTTAGTGCATGAGGTCAAGAAAATGGTGGAAGGATGA
- a CDS encoding proline--tRNA ligase: MLASRLLAPTLREVPAEAEIVSHQLLLRAGFIRKSTSGVYTLLPLGYRVVTKIMQIVREEMDAAGGQEIGLPIIQPAELWLESGRWHVYGDELFRLKDRHNRDFCLGPTHEEIITDLVRKEVSSYKQLPLLLYQIQNKYRDERRPRFGLMRSREFIMKDLYSFDRDEAGLEVSYQKMFDAYTNVFTRCGLRFRPVEADSGAIGGSSTHEFVVLAGSGEAEIVYCTSCDYAANVERGEAVVEEVMPGALHEVEKVATPGIKTIEQVSSFLQVSPRECLKTLIYLADGKPVAVVVRGDREVNEIKLKNKLGCLALELAPDTQVKELTGVSAGSLGPVGLKGIPVYLDEEAAGIVNGVAGANEEDYHLKHVNYPRDYAVELVGDFRTVRAGDKCPKCHGELASARGIEVGQIFKLGTKYSKAMEATFLDEQGQKRYMVMGCYGIGITRTMAAAVEQNYDEHGIIWPLSIAPFHVVIVPASNKEERQVEIAGEIYRRLTAHGIEVVLDDRNERAGVKFADADLIGYPLRVTVGKKTVSEGTVDIKMRRDGQEVTVKVDEVTDWIQSFMAEEV; the protein is encoded by the coding sequence GTGCTGGCAAGTAGATTATTGGCTCCTACTTTAAGGGAAGTACCTGCCGAGGCGGAAATAGTCAGTCACCAGCTGTTACTGAGGGCAGGATTTATCCGTAAATCAACTTCGGGTGTTTATACCCTGTTACCTTTGGGCTACCGGGTGGTAACCAAAATCATGCAGATCGTACGAGAAGAAATGGATGCCGCCGGGGGGCAAGAAATTGGTCTGCCTATCATCCAGCCTGCTGAATTGTGGCTGGAAAGCGGCCGGTGGCATGTTTACGGCGATGAACTCTTCCGGTTAAAGGACCGCCATAACAGGGATTTCTGTTTGGGACCGACCCATGAGGAGATTATCACGGATCTGGTGAGAAAGGAAGTGAGCTCCTACAAGCAGCTGCCCCTTTTGCTGTACCAGATCCAGAATAAATACAGGGATGAGCGCAGGCCCCGTTTCGGTCTCATGCGCAGCCGGGAATTCATCATGAAAGACCTCTATTCTTTTGACCGGGACGAAGCAGGTCTGGAAGTGAGCTATCAAAAGATGTTCGACGCTTATACCAATGTCTTTACCAGATGCGGCTTGCGTTTCCGCCCCGTTGAGGCGGACAGCGGCGCCATCGGCGGCAGCAGCACCCATGAATTTGTCGTCCTGGCCGGGTCCGGGGAAGCGGAAATCGTTTATTGTACCAGCTGTGATTACGCCGCCAATGTGGAAAGAGGGGAGGCAGTAGTAGAAGAAGTGATGCCGGGGGCCCTGCATGAAGTGGAAAAAGTGGCCACCCCGGGGATCAAGACCATCGAACAGGTCAGCAGCTTTTTGCAGGTATCTCCGCGGGAATGCTTGAAAACACTGATTTACTTGGCTGACGGAAAGCCCGTGGCCGTGGTGGTGCGGGGAGACCGGGAAGTTAATGAAATCAAACTGAAAAACAAACTCGGCTGCCTGGCACTGGAATTGGCTCCGGATACCCAGGTAAAAGAATTGACGGGGGTCTCCGCCGGTTCTTTAGGCCCTGTCGGGCTCAAAGGGATACCGGTTTACCTGGACGAAGAAGCCGCCGGGATCGTGAACGGGGTGGCGGGTGCCAACGAAGAAGATTATCACCTGAAACATGTGAATTACCCGCGGGATTATGCCGTGGAACTGGTGGGAGATTTTCGCACCGTGAGGGCGGGCGATAAGTGTCCCAAGTGTCATGGCGAGTTGGCCAGTGCCCGGGGTATCGAAGTGGGCCAGATTTTCAAATTGGGCACCAAGTACAGCAAGGCGATGGAGGCCACCTTCCTGGATGAGCAGGGACAGAAAAGGTACATGGTGATGGGCTGCTATGGTATCGGTATCACGAGAACCATGGCTGCCGCGGTGGAACAAAACTATGATGAACACGGCATTATTTGGCCCCTGTCCATTGCTCCTTTCCATGTAGTGATTGTGCCTGCTTCCAACAAAGAAGAAAGGCAGGTGGAGATAGCAGGGGAGATTTACCGTCGCTTAACGGCTCATGGTATTGAAGTTGTCTTGGACGACCGGAACGAAAGGGCCGGAGTGAAATTTGCCGATGCGGACTTAATCGGTTACCCGCTGCGGGTTACCGTAGGCAAAAAGACGGTGAGTGAAGGAACCGTTGACATTAAAATGCGCCGGGATGGACAAGAAGTAACCGTGAAGGTAGATGAGGTGACGGACTGGATTCAATCCTTTATGGCAGAGGAAGTCTAG
- a CDS encoding glycosyltransferase family 2 protein yields the protein MQVSAIIPAFNEEKTVAGVIRPLMQVPAIGEIIVVNDGSTDNTEAVAREAGATVISSPCNRGKGGAMMLGVEHATHEVLLFLDADLIGLTPAHVEQLIEPVLSGRVEMAVGVFEHGRLATDLAQMVAPFLSGQRAVTKSLLRRIDNLEWTRFGVEMALTKYAAEHDVKLEEVVLEDLSHVMKEEKLGLWKGLRARVKMYWEIAKSLSDD from the coding sequence ATGCAAGTCTCAGCAATCATACCGGCATTTAATGAAGAAAAAACAGTGGCCGGTGTTATTCGCCCGTTGATGCAGGTACCGGCCATCGGCGAAATTATCGTAGTCAATGACGGTTCAACGGACAATACGGAAGCGGTGGCCCGGGAAGCGGGTGCAACGGTTATTTCCTCCCCATGCAATAGGGGAAAGGGAGGAGCCATGATGCTGGGGGTAGAGCATGCCACCCATGAAGTGCTGCTTTTTCTCGATGCTGATTTAATCGGCCTGACCCCGGCCCATGTGGAGCAATTGATCGAACCTGTCCTGAGCGGCAGGGTCGAAATGGCCGTGGGTGTTTTTGAGCATGGGCGCCTAGCTACGGATTTAGCCCAAATGGTCGCACCTTTTTTGTCCGGCCAAAGAGCGGTGACCAAGAGTCTGCTCCGGCGCATCGATAACCTGGAATGGACACGCTTCGGTGTGGAAATGGCTTTGACCAAGTACGCGGCTGAACATGATGTCAAGCTGGAAGAGGTTGTCTTAGAAGACCTATCCCATGTGATGAAAGAAGAGAAGCTTGGCTTGTGGAAGGGCTTGCGTGCCCGCGTGAAGATGTACTGGGAAATCGCGAAAAGCCTTTCCGACGATTAG